One region of Tachysurus fulvidraco isolate hzauxx_2018 chromosome 9, HZAU_PFXX_2.0, whole genome shotgun sequence genomic DNA includes:
- the LOC113651666 gene encoding trace amine-associated receptor 13c-like: MNLTEFNQSDGCDHFSCPERSVSPAVYILLYMCSAAVVLLTVCGNLLIIISVLHFKQLHTPTNMLVLSLAVSDFFIGALMMPSMFIWTIESCWIFGTDFCTVFLSSSSFLTAISIYNITLIAVDRYLALSNPFLYTNRVSVRISCVVIIFNWCVMLIYILTFMYFNYTVSVICPGECLLIINEFWAVIDLIYAFIFPLSVIIILYSRVFVIAKKHATAIREHNNHTWPKTQKITSHSMKSERKAAKVLCILVSVFLVCLLPYFIYSLLGNVIEIQMETFQKLLIIIYLNSTINPVIYALFYPWFRRCVKLTVTLQVFQTDSALINVLS, translated from the coding sequence ATGAACCTGACAGAGTTTAATCAGTCTGATGgctgtgatcatttctcctgtccagagagatctgtatctcctgcagtttatatcttactgtacatgtgttcagctgctgtggttctgctaacagtgtgtggaaatctgctcatcatcatctctgttcttcacttcaagcagcttcacacaccaacaaacatgctggtgctctctctggctgtgtcgGATTTCTTCATTGGAGCTTTAATGATGCCATCGATGTTCATCTGGACAATCGAGTCATGCTGGATTTTTGGGACAGATTTCTGCACCGTCTTTTTGTCATCTAGTAGCTTCCTCACAGCCATATCAATCTATAATATCACTCTGATTGCTGTGGATCGATATTTGGCTCTCTCAAACCCCTTTCTGTACACAAACAGAGTTTCTGTAAGGATCAGttgtgttgtgattatttttaactggtgtgtgatgctgatctatattttaacattcatgtatTTCAATTACACAGTTTCTGTAATATGTCCTGGAGagtgtttattaattataaatgagTTTTGGGCTGTAATTGATCTCatatatgcatttatatttccactttctgtcataatcatattgtattctcgagtttttgtgattgctaagaaacatgccactgctatcagagagcataataatcacacatggcctaaaacacagaaaatcacctcacactccatgaaatctgagagaaaagcagctaaagtcctctgcattttagtgtctgtgtttctggtgtgtttacttccatattttatttacagtttattagggAATGTTATTGAAATTCAGATggaaacatttcagaaacttCTGATCATAATTTATCTTAATTCCACGATTAATCCAGTaatttatgctctgttttatccgtggttcaggaggtgtgttaaattaactgtaacactacaagTATTTCAGACAGACTCTGCATTAATCAATGTTTTGTCatga